The following proteins are co-located in the Myxococcus fulvus genome:
- a CDS encoding AtpZ/AtpI family protein, producing MVAKEPREQSDGSELGTTARQMRAAQPYINAVWKLVGGAVVGVLGGYWLDRKLGSGPWLLVGLSFLGICVGFYGFLLEMARLGKRK from the coding sequence ATGGTGGCGAAGGAACCCCGGGAGCAGTCGGATGGGAGCGAGCTGGGGACCACGGCTCGCCAGATGAGGGCGGCGCAGCCCTACATCAACGCGGTGTGGAAGCTGGTGGGCGGGGCGGTGGTGGGGGTGCTGGGAGGCTACTGGCTGGACCGGAAGCTGGGGTCGGGGCCGTGGTTGCTGGTGGGGTTGAGCTTCCTGGGTATCTGCGTGGGCTTCTACGGATTCCTCCTCGAGATGGCCCGACTGGGGAAGCGCAAGTGA
- the ychF gene encoding redox-regulated ATPase YchF yields the protein MALSIGIVGLPNVGKSTLFNALSAAGAQAANYPFCTIEPNVGVVPVPDERLDKLSELIKPLKKIPTSLEFVDIAGLVRGASKGEGLGNQFLGNIRQVDAVLHVLRCFEDDNVTHVEGGVNPVRDRDVVDTELCLKDLETVEKRRERTQKNTKMGGKAGDEAKAEMALLDRVKAGLDNGITVRAQKLTEEEKAVIHDLFLLTDKPVLYVANIGEGEIGKEDANKHVAAVKEMAAKEGFEVVVLAAALESEIQQLPEAERPGFLESAGLTEPGLHKVVRAGYKLLGLWTYFTVGEQECRAWTIHQGYKAPQAAGVIHSDFERGFIKAEVMRWEDLVKLGSESAVKEKGLLRMEGKEYLVQDGDCMHFRFNV from the coding sequence ATGGCGCTATCCATCGGCATCGTCGGGCTGCCCAACGTGGGCAAGTCCACCCTGTTCAACGCGTTGTCGGCCGCGGGCGCGCAGGCGGCCAACTACCCGTTCTGCACCATCGAGCCCAACGTGGGCGTGGTGCCGGTGCCGGATGAGCGCCTGGACAAGCTTTCCGAGCTCATCAAGCCGCTGAAGAAGATCCCCACGTCGCTGGAGTTCGTGGACATCGCGGGCCTGGTGCGCGGCGCCTCCAAGGGCGAGGGCCTGGGCAACCAGTTCCTGGGCAACATCCGGCAGGTGGACGCGGTGCTGCATGTGCTGCGCTGCTTCGAGGACGACAACGTCACCCACGTCGAGGGCGGGGTGAATCCGGTGAGGGACCGGGACGTGGTCGACACGGAGCTGTGCCTGAAGGACCTGGAGACGGTGGAGAAGCGCCGCGAGCGCACCCAGAAGAACACGAAGATGGGTGGCAAGGCGGGCGACGAGGCCAAGGCGGAGATGGCGCTGCTGGACCGCGTGAAGGCGGGGCTGGACAACGGCATCACGGTTCGCGCGCAGAAGCTGACGGAGGAGGAGAAGGCGGTCATCCATGACCTGTTCCTCCTGACGGACAAGCCGGTGCTGTACGTGGCGAACATCGGGGAAGGGGAGATTGGGAAGGAGGACGCCAACAAGCACGTCGCGGCGGTGAAGGAGATGGCCGCGAAGGAGGGCTTTGAGGTGGTGGTGTTGGCGGCGGCGCTGGAGTCGGAGATTCAGCAGCTGCCCGAGGCCGAGCGTCCGGGCTTCCTGGAGAGCGCGGGGCTGACGGAGCCGGGTCTGCACAAGGTGGTGCGGGCGGGCTACAAGCTGCTCGGCCTGTGGACGTACTTCACGGTGGGCGAGCAGGAGTGCCGCGCGTGGACGATCCACCAGGGCTACAAGGCGCCGCAGGCGGCGGGCGTCATCCACTCGGACTTCGAGCGCGGCTTCATCAAGGCCGAGGTGATGCGCTGGGAGGACCTGGTGAAGCTGGGCAGTGAGTCCGCGGTGAAGGAGAAGGGGCTCTTGCGCATGGAAGGCAAGGAGTACCTGGTGCAGGACGGCGACTGCATGCACTTCCGCTTCAACGTGTGA
- a CDS encoding YbhB/YbcL family Raf kinase inhibitor-like protein, with translation MPKPLVLTSPRFNDGDLIPIAFTGEGEDIAPPLRWENPPAGTKSLALIVEDPDAPDPQRPQRVFCHQVLYNIPPGARELPEGAQLDTMPPGIRVGLNDFGHQAYGGPMPPVGRHRYYFKLYALDLVLPNLGRPTRRDLLKAMEGHILGQAELIGLYEKVHHRAAEAVPGASA, from the coding sequence ATGCCCAAGCCCCTCGTGCTGACGTCCCCCCGCTTCAACGACGGGGACCTCATCCCCATCGCCTTCACTGGCGAGGGTGAGGACATCGCTCCACCCCTGCGCTGGGAGAACCCGCCCGCGGGGACCAAGAGCCTGGCGCTCATCGTCGAGGACCCGGACGCGCCGGACCCCCAGCGGCCCCAGCGCGTCTTCTGCCACCAGGTGCTCTACAACATCCCCCCGGGCGCCCGGGAGCTGCCCGAAGGCGCCCAGCTGGACACGATGCCCCCTGGGATTCGCGTGGGCCTGAACGACTTCGGCCACCAGGCCTACGGCGGCCCCATGCCTCCCGTCGGCCGGCACCGCTACTACTTCAAGCTGTACGCGCTGGACCTGGTGCTGCCGAACCTGGGGCGCCCCACCCGCCGGGACCTGCTCAAGGCCATGGAGGGGCACATCCTGGGGCAGGCGGAGCTCATCGGCCTGTACGAGAAGGTCCACCACCGCGCCGCCGAGGCGGTGCCGGGCGCGTCGGCCTGA
- a CDS encoding cupin domain-containing protein, translated as MSAHPHVVHEPDLPWTEVTQGPRVAYRRKQLGAAAKGQKLGCSLMELAPGKHAFPLHFHLANEEAYLILSGTGLLRLGDSTLPVKAGDYVALPPGAQSAHQLLNDGTETLRYLAFSTMVEPDVMVYPDSKKLCVTAGSAPGGDKASRTLFTVLPLSAEVDYWSGEER; from the coding sequence ATGTCCGCCCATCCCCACGTCGTCCACGAGCCAGACCTCCCGTGGACCGAAGTCACCCAAGGCCCTCGCGTGGCCTACCGCCGCAAGCAGCTCGGTGCCGCCGCGAAGGGACAGAAGCTCGGGTGCAGCCTCATGGAGCTCGCGCCGGGCAAGCACGCCTTCCCGCTCCACTTCCACCTGGCCAACGAGGAGGCCTACCTCATCCTCTCCGGCACCGGCCTCCTGCGCCTTGGTGACTCGACGCTCCCTGTGAAAGCCGGTGACTACGTGGCCCTGCCTCCGGGCGCGCAGTCCGCGCACCAGCTCCTCAACGACGGCACCGAGACGCTCCGCTACCTCGCGTTCTCCACCATGGTGGAGCCGGACGTCATGGTGTACCCGGACTCGAAGAAGCTCTGTGTCACCGCGGGCTCCGCGCCCGGGGGCGACAAGGCCTCTCGAACGCTGTTCACCGTCCTGCCCCTCTCCGCCGAAGTGGACTACTGGAGCGGCGAGGAGCGATAG
- a CDS encoding ATP-binding protein, protein MSVGVCVIRERCFVYVNDALGMLVGHPREMLVGRPATLLLTESSVMEVTERQSRRLRGESVPSTYEAALRTATGERQVEMTLIPSGPDWVALVRDVTSRSQRRGVLQRLAELGAGLPSLRTEGEVLRRMFAGLEELGFAFAWLSPEGEGVRLGQTYVPVPLVPPDARQLSGRWVRDVVGRWPAMLARAWKEGSAYSEDLSVEVGHFLEGALAEEARGVLSRASTSHTVAVRIDVEGRPRAMLALAGDWLREEELAPVRLFGAQVSAALDAALTISRLSAQNNALAALNRLASEAASAPHPRAFFGPGTEEIVGLVACDAVTILLPQDHGMEVTYARGMDLEEADTERFARLWLSGGLCTQAQQEGAPRVLETRECPDGLREDLQQRGFQTVVIIALRVRSRGVGTLSVLFREPRALTPLELETLQAMGTHFAAAIETHRLLQELRGRAEDMALLHEVARALATTLELDKLLATGVTSLARIIDTPDAYVLMPDPSGEWLEVRAVSGSHPELLGRCLPARAPDSSATGLAYLTRELLMVEEAITDVRVDQDLRESASAQSFLILPLVVRERPVGVMVASETRRTRRFTPAEVERASAIANQLALALEGARLVEDLKDSYVELARTQEQLVRRERLAALGELSAVVAHEVRNPLGAIFNSVASIRRILGPDSPAEPLVDIVAEEADRLNRIVADLLTFARPPAPHPHPVPLAPLVEDAVRGALAESPGAVRVELDLEEDVPPVTVDERMMRQAFLNLAINAMQAMPQGGRLRAAVRRAAGSPEVMVEFSDTGPGITAEVRARIFEPFFTTKAKGTGLGLAVVKRIIESHQGHLTLDSQPGTGTCFRLYLPLETPASARPLLAVP, encoded by the coding sequence ATGTCCGTGGGCGTTTGCGTCATCCGCGAGCGCTGCTTCGTGTATGTGAATGACGCGCTGGGCATGTTGGTGGGGCACCCGCGCGAGATGCTGGTGGGCCGCCCGGCGACGCTCCTCCTGACGGAGTCGAGCGTGATGGAGGTCACCGAGCGCCAGTCCCGCAGGCTCCGCGGTGAATCGGTCCCCAGCACCTATGAGGCCGCGCTGCGCACGGCCACCGGAGAACGACAGGTGGAGATGACCCTCATCCCGAGCGGCCCGGACTGGGTGGCGCTGGTGCGCGACGTCACGTCCCGCAGTCAGCGCAGGGGCGTACTGCAACGACTGGCGGAGCTGGGCGCGGGGCTCCCCTCGCTGCGCACCGAGGGTGAGGTGCTGCGGCGGATGTTCGCCGGGCTGGAGGAGCTGGGGTTCGCCTTCGCGTGGCTGTCTCCCGAGGGCGAGGGTGTCCGGCTGGGACAGACCTATGTCCCCGTCCCGTTGGTGCCGCCGGACGCGCGGCAGCTGAGCGGCAGGTGGGTGCGGGACGTGGTGGGGCGCTGGCCGGCCATGCTGGCCCGGGCGTGGAAGGAGGGCTCGGCGTACTCCGAGGATTTGTCGGTGGAGGTCGGCCACTTCCTGGAGGGCGCGCTGGCGGAGGAGGCTCGCGGCGTCCTGTCGCGGGCGAGCACGTCCCACACCGTCGCGGTGCGCATCGACGTGGAGGGACGTCCCCGGGCGATGCTGGCCCTGGCGGGGGACTGGCTGCGCGAGGAGGAGCTCGCGCCGGTGCGACTGTTCGGCGCGCAGGTGTCCGCGGCGCTCGACGCGGCGCTCACCATCTCCCGACTGTCCGCGCAGAACAACGCGCTGGCGGCGCTCAACCGGCTGGCGTCGGAGGCGGCGTCGGCGCCCCACCCTCGCGCGTTCTTCGGTCCGGGCACGGAGGAGATCGTCGGGCTGGTCGCCTGTGACGCGGTGACCATCCTGCTGCCGCAGGACCACGGGATGGAGGTGACGTACGCGCGTGGGATGGACCTGGAGGAGGCGGACACGGAGCGCTTCGCGCGGCTGTGGCTCTCGGGCGGGCTGTGCACGCAGGCCCAGCAGGAGGGCGCACCCCGGGTGCTGGAGACGCGCGAGTGTCCGGACGGGCTGCGCGAGGATTTGCAGCAGCGCGGCTTCCAGACCGTGGTCATCATCGCGCTTCGCGTGCGCTCGCGCGGCGTGGGCACGCTGAGCGTCCTGTTCCGGGAGCCGAGGGCGCTCACGCCGCTGGAGCTGGAGACGCTCCAGGCCATGGGCACGCACTTCGCCGCGGCCATCGAGACGCATCGCCTGTTGCAGGAGCTGCGCGGACGCGCGGAGGACATGGCGCTGCTGCACGAGGTGGCGCGCGCGCTGGCCACCACGCTGGAGCTCGACAAGCTGCTCGCCACGGGCGTCACCAGCCTGGCGCGCATCATCGACACGCCGGATGCATACGTGCTGATGCCGGACCCCTCGGGCGAGTGGCTGGAGGTGCGCGCGGTGAGCGGCAGCCACCCGGAGCTGCTCGGGCGGTGTCTGCCCGCGCGCGCACCGGACAGCTCCGCGACGGGGCTGGCGTATCTGACGCGCGAGCTGCTCATGGTGGAGGAGGCCATCACCGACGTCCGGGTGGACCAGGACCTGCGCGAGAGCGCCTCCGCGCAGTCCTTCTTGATTCTGCCGTTGGTCGTGCGCGAGCGGCCCGTGGGGGTGATGGTGGCGTCGGAGACGCGGCGCACCCGGCGCTTCACGCCCGCGGAGGTGGAGCGGGCGAGCGCCATCGCCAACCAGCTCGCGCTGGCGCTCGAGGGCGCTCGGCTGGTGGAGGACTTGAAGGACAGCTACGTGGAGCTGGCCCGGACGCAGGAGCAGCTCGTGCGTCGCGAGCGACTGGCGGCCCTGGGTGAGCTGTCCGCGGTGGTGGCCCACGAGGTGCGAAACCCGCTGGGCGCCATCTTCAACTCGGTGGCCTCCATCCGGCGAATCCTCGGGCCGGACAGCCCCGCCGAGCCGCTGGTGGACATCGTCGCGGAGGAGGCCGACCGGCTCAACCGCATCGTCGCGGACCTGCTCACCTTCGCGCGTCCCCCCGCGCCACATCCACATCCAGTGCCCCTGGCGCCGCTGGTGGAGGACGCGGTGCGCGGGGCGCTCGCGGAGTCTCCCGGCGCCGTGCGGGTGGAGCTGGATTTGGAAGAGGACGTGCCGCCGGTGACGGTGGATGAGCGGATGATGCGACAGGCCTTCCTCAACCTGGCCATCAACGCCATGCAGGCCATGCCCCAGGGTGGGCGCCTGCGGGCCGCGGTGCGCAGGGCGGCCGGCTCGCCCGAGGTGATGGTGGAGTTCAGCGACACCGGCCCGGGAATCACCGCCGAGGTGCGCGCGCGCATCTTCGAGCCCTTCTTCACCACCAAGGCCAAGGGCACGGGGCTGGGGCTCGCCGTGGTGAAGCGCATCATCGAGTCGCACCAGGGTCACCTCACCCTGGACTCGCAGCCAGGAACCGGCACGTGCTTCCGGCTCTACCTGCCGCTGGAGACACCCGCGTCCGCGCGTCCGCTGCTCGCCGTCCCGTGA
- the atpB gene encoding F0F1 ATP synthase subunit A, whose amino-acid sequence MRKAMVLFASLFVATAWAAGSGGHGEGHEPSVPDYILHHVSDTNDFELEVPLSQPIHLGALPPIRIGSCEPVMTDHGLVAPSGWGGLFQGCLDLSITKHTVMMWLAALLLLGTMMVWSNRDKTKLVPRGTGANLIEMLVLFVRDEMAIKNIGKEDGPRYVPYLLTAFFFILFMNLLGLVPWMATATGNLAVTAGLAICTFIVTQAAGIRAAGLGGYLKHLTGGVHWSLWIIMIPVEILGLFTKPFALTMRLFANMLAGHIVLFFLIGLIFILGHPAVAVISVPFAFAIYLLELFVAFVQAYVFTLLSALFIGMAVATGHHHDEHGHADDHGHGHSELGPSHDHGKAHA is encoded by the coding sequence ATGCGCAAGGCAATGGTGCTGTTCGCCAGTCTGTTCGTGGCCACCGCGTGGGCCGCCGGGTCGGGAGGCCACGGCGAGGGGCACGAGCCGAGTGTGCCGGATTACATCCTCCACCACGTCTCGGACACGAACGACTTCGAGCTCGAAGTCCCCCTGAGCCAGCCCATCCACCTGGGCGCGCTTCCCCCCATCCGCATCGGCAGCTGCGAGCCGGTGATGACGGACCACGGGCTGGTGGCCCCGTCCGGCTGGGGAGGCCTGTTCCAGGGCTGCCTGGACCTCTCCATCACCAAGCACACGGTGATGATGTGGCTGGCGGCGCTGCTGCTCCTGGGCACCATGATGGTCTGGAGCAACCGGGACAAGACCAAGCTGGTGCCGCGCGGCACGGGCGCCAACCTCATCGAGATGCTGGTCCTCTTCGTCCGGGACGAGATGGCCATCAAGAACATCGGCAAGGAGGACGGCCCGCGCTACGTGCCGTACCTGCTCACCGCGTTCTTCTTCATCCTCTTCATGAACCTCCTGGGCCTGGTGCCCTGGATGGCCACGGCGACGGGCAACCTGGCCGTGACGGCGGGCCTGGCCATCTGCACCTTCATCGTCACGCAGGCGGCGGGCATCCGCGCGGCGGGCCTGGGCGGCTACCTGAAGCACCTGACGGGCGGCGTCCACTGGTCGCTGTGGATCATCATGATTCCGGTGGAGATCCTGGGCCTGTTCACCAAGCCCTTCGCCCTCACGATGCGTCTGTTCGCCAACATGCTGGCGGGCCACATCGTCCTCTTCTTCCTCATCGGCCTCATCTTCATCCTCGGCCACCCCGCGGTCGCGGTCATCAGCGTGCCCTTCGCGTTCGCCATCTACCTGCTGGAGCTGTTCGTGGCCTTCGTGCAGGCGTACGTGTTCACGCTGCTGTCGGCGCTCTTCATCGGCATGGCGGTGGCCACCGGTCACCACCACGACGAGCACGGCCACGCGGATGACCACGGCCACGGGCACTCGGAGCTGGGCCCCAGCCACGACCACGGCAAGGCGCACGCCTGA
- a CDS encoding ATP synthase F0 subunit C gives MTNLALAFLAAGLGAGLSIIGAALGIGKLAAAAMDATGRQPAAGGDIRTTMIIAAALIEGATLFALVVCVLLAVKS, from the coding sequence ATGACCAACCTCGCTCTTGCCTTCCTCGCCGCCGGCCTCGGTGCCGGTCTCTCCATCATCGGCGCCGCCCTCGGCATCGGTAAGCTCGCCGCCGCGGCCATGGACGCGACGGGCCGTCAGCCCGCCGCCGGTGGCGACATCCGCACCACGATGATCATCGCCGCGGCCCTCATCGAAGGCGCCACGCTGTTCGCGCTGGTCGTTTGCGTGCTTCTGGCCGTCAAGTCGTAA
- a CDS encoding class I SAM-dependent methyltransferase, producing the protein MPSVVDFGRTSSDYSKHRQGFPDAFFTRLAREGVLRSGLRAVDVGSGTGTVARGLARHGCAVTATDISANMLSAARQLASDAALSMDFREASAESTGLPANAFDLVTAGQCWHWFDRPAAAREALRLLAPGGRLVIAHLDWLQLPGNVVEATEALMSAFNPDPPDHARFGCGVGLYPQWLRDVTDAGFTPLETFSFDVLLPYTHESWRGRCRASALVAATLPPADVERFDAAHARLLSERFPHDVLDIPHRVFALLATRP; encoded by the coding sequence ATGCCTTCTGTCGTCGACTTCGGCCGCACGTCCTCCGACTACTCGAAACACCGCCAGGGCTTCCCGGACGCCTTCTTCACCCGACTCGCTCGTGAAGGTGTCCTGCGCTCCGGCTTGCGCGCCGTCGATGTCGGCTCCGGAACCGGCACCGTCGCCCGAGGGCTCGCACGTCATGGCTGCGCCGTCACCGCGACCGATATCTCGGCGAACATGCTCTCGGCGGCCCGTCAGCTCGCCTCGGACGCGGCGCTCTCCATGGACTTTCGCGAAGCTTCCGCCGAGTCCACGGGGCTCCCCGCCAATGCGTTCGACCTCGTGACCGCCGGACAGTGCTGGCACTGGTTCGACCGGCCTGCTGCTGCTCGTGAGGCGCTGCGTCTGCTCGCTCCTGGCGGTCGGCTCGTCATCGCCCATCTCGACTGGCTGCAACTGCCTGGCAATGTCGTCGAGGCCACCGAGGCGCTCATGAGTGCCTTCAATCCCGACCCTCCCGACCACGCGCGCTTCGGCTGCGGAGTAGGGCTCTATCCGCAGTGGCTCCGTGACGTCACCGACGCTGGCTTCACGCCCCTGGAGACCTTCTCCTTCGACGTGCTGCTGCCCTACACCCACGAGTCCTGGCGCGGTCGCTGCCGTGCCAGTGCCCTGGTCGCCGCGACCCTGCCTCCCGCAGACGTGGAGCGCTTCGACGCCGCTCACGCTCGGCTCCTCTCCGAGCGCTTCCCACACGACGTGCTCGACATCCCTCACCGGGTCTTCGCGCTCCTCGCCACGCGTCCCTGA
- the atpF gene encoding F0F1 ATP synthase subunit B gives MFLPNVLAASNLVSVQPGLIFWTLVTFVIVFFVLKSKAWGPILQLVEEREKQISAAVESAKRERAEAEKLLADQKTAIAEARRQAAEETRRNQQEMEKFREELMAKSRKEAEELKLSARREIDEQKTKAIAEVRSMAVDLAMEVAGKLINERMDDSKHRALAEQFVQGLPLSGTGNAGVRRSA, from the coding sequence ATGTTCCTGCCCAACGTCCTCGCCGCCAGCAACCTCGTGAGCGTCCAGCCGGGCCTCATCTTCTGGACCCTCGTCACCTTCGTCATCGTCTTCTTCGTCCTGAAGTCGAAGGCGTGGGGCCCCATCCTCCAGTTGGTCGAGGAGCGTGAGAAGCAGATCTCCGCCGCCGTGGAGAGCGCCAAGCGTGAGCGCGCCGAGGCGGAGAAGCTGCTGGCCGACCAGAAGACGGCCATCGCCGAGGCCCGCCGTCAGGCCGCCGAGGAGACGCGCCGCAACCAGCAGGAGATGGAGAAGTTCCGCGAGGAGCTGATGGCCAAGAGCCGCAAGGAGGCGGAGGAGCTGAAGCTGTCTGCGCGTCGCGAAATCGACGAGCAGAAGACCAAGGCCATCGCCGAGGTGCGCTCCATGGCCGTGGACCTGGCGATGGAAGTGGCCGGCAAGCTCATCAACGAGCGCATGGACGACAGCAAGCACCGCGCGCTGGCCGAGCAGTTCGTGCAGGGCCTCCCCCTGAGCGGCACCGGCAACGCCGGCGTTCGCCGGTCGGCCTAG
- a CDS encoding citrate synthase, with translation MSRRKGGRSQSRFVHRPEDELVTAVEAATFLGVKRATLYTYVSRGLVRCVPEPGSKENRYVRADLERLKVRHDARAGHAAVASGALRWGEPVIDSSVSQVGAEGLAYRGHSAVALATSGRSLESVAELLWSGALPEEDPSWASEEPALPPSELARLLPRGTTPVAALSALVPLLAARDVGRFAAPPEQEKARARRLLRQLAGWVSVAQAPGRVARALRAPTVAESLVIAWDTKVKRAPELLNRALVLCADHELNVSTFTARVTASSGADLYACVSAAMAALSGPRHGGACDRVEALLAEVGKPERATAVVHERLRRGDAVPGFGHQLYPDGDPRSPPIMDAAREVKPEAQSVRVARAVLDAMRKAGHPEPTIDLGLVMLAEALGLPPGAAATLFAVGRMTGWVAHILEQREQGHLLRPRARYVAPDGSAADKVMARGKGP, from the coding sequence ATGAGTAGACGCAAGGGTGGACGCTCTCAATCTCGATTCGTCCATCGACCTGAGGACGAGCTGGTGACGGCGGTGGAGGCGGCGACGTTCCTGGGAGTGAAGCGGGCGACGCTCTACACCTACGTGAGCCGAGGGCTCGTGCGCTGCGTGCCGGAGCCGGGCTCGAAGGAGAACCGCTATGTGCGCGCGGACCTGGAGCGATTGAAGGTCCGGCACGACGCGCGAGCGGGACACGCGGCGGTGGCGTCAGGGGCACTGAGGTGGGGAGAGCCGGTCATCGATTCGTCGGTGTCCCAGGTGGGAGCGGAGGGGCTCGCGTACCGAGGGCACTCCGCGGTGGCGCTGGCGACGAGTGGGAGGAGCCTCGAGTCCGTCGCGGAGTTGCTGTGGTCGGGGGCTCTGCCCGAAGAGGACCCAAGCTGGGCAAGCGAGGAGCCCGCGCTGCCGCCGTCCGAGCTGGCGAGATTGTTGCCGCGAGGAACGACGCCGGTGGCGGCGTTGTCGGCGCTGGTGCCGTTGCTCGCGGCAAGGGATGTGGGGCGCTTCGCGGCGCCGCCGGAGCAGGAGAAGGCGCGGGCGCGGAGACTGTTGCGACAGTTGGCGGGCTGGGTGAGCGTGGCGCAAGCACCGGGACGAGTGGCACGAGCCCTGCGAGCGCCGACAGTGGCCGAGTCACTGGTAATCGCGTGGGACACCAAGGTGAAGCGAGCACCGGAGCTGCTCAATCGAGCACTGGTGTTATGCGCGGACCATGAGCTGAACGTGTCGACGTTCACGGCCCGGGTGACAGCGTCCTCGGGAGCGGACCTGTATGCCTGCGTGAGCGCCGCGATGGCGGCGTTGTCCGGACCGAGGCACGGAGGGGCCTGTGACAGGGTAGAGGCGTTGTTGGCGGAAGTGGGGAAGCCGGAGCGAGCGACAGCAGTGGTGCACGAGCGCCTGCGTCGAGGTGACGCGGTGCCAGGCTTCGGGCATCAGCTGTATCCCGACGGCGACCCGAGATCTCCGCCCATCATGGACGCGGCGCGAGAGGTGAAGCCCGAAGCGCAAAGTGTGCGTGTGGCGAGGGCGGTCCTCGATGCGATGCGCAAGGCCGGGCATCCGGAGCCGACAATAGACCTGGGACTGGTGATGCTCGCGGAAGCACTCGGCCTCCCGCCTGGAGCCGCGGCCACACTCTTCGCCGTGGGTCGGATGACAGGCTGGGTCGCGCATATCCTGGAGCAACGAGAGCAGGGACACCTGCTGCGCCCCAGGGCGCGATATGTCGCACCAGACGGGTCCGCCGCCGACAAGGTAATGGCGCGAGGAAAAGGGCCGTGA